Part of the Nocardia farcinica genome, GCGGCCGCGATCTCGGCCGCCAGAATCGCCAGCGACGTGATCATCATCAGCTGGGCGTATTCGATCTCGGAGCCCACACCGTCCGCGGATTCGGCGATGAGGTCGAAGTTCTCGGCGAGCTTTTCCAGCGACTGATCGCCGCTGCGCAGGTCGTCGAACATCGTGACCATCTTGTCGATGCCCTCGCCCTGCGGATACGCGGCGAGGGAGGCGCTCTTGGCGGCGTCGATGTCGTCGAGGATCTCGCGCAACCCCTGGGCGGCCGTGCGCCAGTCGTCGGCGATCCCCCACATCCCCTCGGGCTCACCGGCGGGCCAGTCCGAGCCCGCGACCCACTCCAGCCACCGGAGATAGCCAGGCAGCTCAGCCATCAGCGCCTACCCGGCTCACCAACCGGAGTCGGTGACGCCGCGGTCGCGCCGGGCCGGATCGATCGCCTCCACGTCCTCGAACCGCAGGGCGGAGCTGTCGTCGTCGTCGACCACGGACCGTTGCCGGGCGGCGGGCGGTGCGGTCGACACCGGCGGCGGCGCCGGGATCTCGGCGTTCAGGTCGGGCATCCCCTCGACCAGGTCGGAGATCTTGGGCAGCCGCGCGCGCCGATCCTGCAGGGGCGCCAGCAGATCCTGGCCGCGTCGAGCCACCTCGGCGGCGGCCTGCTGCGCGGCCTCGGTCACCGCCTTGGCGATCTCGGGGTAGCCGAGATCCTCGATGCCGGAACCGAACTTGGTCTCGATGACGACTCCGTCGGCGTTGACGGTGACCGTCACCTGCTTGCGGACGGTCGCGCTGGCGACCAGCCGGGATCGCTCCTGTTGCAGGCGCCCGATCATCCGCATCTGCTGCCGGACCTCGTCGAGCACGGAGAGCATCTCGGCCTTGGCGTATTCGTTGCTCATGCGCTGGTGCGACCCGTTCAGGTGCGGTACTGGTCGCCGTTGCCGAGGTCCATCGTGCGCAGGTGGAAGGCGGCGTCGGTCTGCGAGGTGCTGAAGTTGTCGAACGTGGTGGCCATGTTGGCGGCGCTGGTGGTCAGATTCTCCCGCGAGACGAAGTAGCCGTTCTCGCCCTGGGTGAACTGGTCCCCGATCTTGTCGTTGCCCCACGGCGCGCCACGGCCGGCCAGCGAGGCCGACAGTGTGGTCAGGACGGCGTTGATCCGGTCCCTGACCTCACCGGTCTTCTGCGCCGCCTTGTCCAGCAACGGCGGATAGTTCTCCACACCCATGTTCGCTCCTCGAAAGCGCGTGCGTGGATTCGACCGTGCCAGCGGCGGGCGACCGCCCGGTATCGACAACGTGAACGCGAGGTGCCGCCCGGCTGACGTTCGGTGGCACAACGTGATTCGGTGGCACCTGGTTCGGCGGCACCTGGTTCGGTAGCGCTGCGGGCATGCGGCCGCTCAGCCGCGCAGCTCCCAGTGGCTCTCGGTGCGGTCGAGCATGGTCTCCACCGCATCGTCGATCTTCTTGGTCAGCCATTTGCGGCCCATGCCGACCGCCATCGGTGCCGCCGAGGGCAGTTCGATGACGTAGCGGCCGTCGCCGGGCAGGTCGCGCCACAGCAGGATGTGTTCGATGATGCCGCGCGGCCCGTACCGGGAGTGGCCCTGATGCACGGTGACGGCGCCGGTGCGCTCGGCCGGTGTCTCGAAGAACCGACGGCTGCGGGCGATCCCGGAATCGTCCCGGTCGTCGGTGACCAGCGACCGGACGCCGCCGTAACTCTCGAGATCGTCGACGTGCTCGGCGACCACCGGGATGCTGCCCGCGCGCCCCGCCTCCACTCCCGGCGGCAGCAGGCGCACGATCGCCTCGGCCAAACCGCGCGGCCCGCAGTCGTGGATGACGTACCCGCCGCTGTGCTCGACGGTCTCACCGGGTTTCTGCACCACCAGGTAGC contains:
- a CDS encoding ESX secretion-associated protein EspG; this encodes MNRTWEFTDLEFRVLCERYGDSRIPEPLTYLARIRYAEDYDRAKFEVWERLRANADPDLREIIPILIRPEVSVRVLTWYDRGRDDPALWVRARGGRTGARGYLVVQKPGETVEHSGGYVIHDCGPRGLAEAIVRLLPPGVEAGRAGSIPVVAEHVDDLESYGGVRSLVTDDRDDSGIARSRRFFETPAERTGAVTVHQGHSRYGPRGIIEHILLWRDLPGDGRYVIELPSAAPMAVGMGRKWLTKKIDDAVETMLDRTESHWELRG